A region of Dermochelys coriacea isolate rDerCor1 chromosome 1, rDerCor1.pri.v4, whole genome shotgun sequence DNA encodes the following proteins:
- the N4BP2L1 gene encoding NEDD4-binding protein 2-like 1 isoform X2 — protein MDRNRQLKREFPGAVILSTDDFFFTEDGTYVFSHDCLEEAHLWNQKRAHKAMKNGKSPVIIDNTNIHAWEMKPYVIMARENNYEVIFQEPDTHWKFNVRELARRNNHGVPREKIQRMKDQYEHDITFHIVLHSEKPSRDGRNSSGPNAAHNTGAYSNMCPTFPNRRTHSRYTNERSFNRGGFQNVFH, from the exons ACAACTGAAACGTGAATTTCCTGGTGCTGTGATTCTTAGCACTGATGACTTTTTCTTCACGGAAGATGGCACCTATGTGTTCAGTCATGATTGTCTAGAAGAAGCACACTTATGGAACCAAAAGAGAG CACATAAAGCAATGAAGAATGGGAAATCCCCGGTTATTATTGATAATACCAACATCCACGCTTGGGAAATGAAGCCATATGTGATTATG GCACGTGAGAATAACTATGAAGTTATATTCCAAGAACCTGACACACACTGGAAATTCAATGTTCGAGAGTTAGCAAG AAGAAACAATCATGGTGTCCCAAGAGAAAAGATACAGCGCATGAAAGACCAGTATGAGCATGACATTACTTTTCATATCGTGCTTCACTCTGAAAAACCAAGCAGAGATGGCAGAAATTCCAGTGGACCAAATGCCGCTCACAATACTGGGGCTTATTCCAATATGTGTCCAACATTCCCAAACAGAAGAACACACAGCCGCTATACAAATGAAAGGTCATTTAATAGAGGTGGATTCCAGAATGTTTTTCATTAG